The DNA sequence CtctagataatttttttttttattgtccccTCCCCCAACTTTTAAATTACGCCCATGGCTGTGACATCAAATGTCTACTGTGAAAAAGCTgtgtagcagtgctttgtgcTAAATGCTATAGTCAGCATGCAAATATGCTTACAATTACACAGTGTGAGTTGCTAAGGTATAATGCTTCCCATACTGCTTAGTTTAATGTGTTAGCATGCCAACACTTGCTAtttagcattaaacacaaagtgcagctgaggctgataTGGGAATGGCAAAGTAATGGGAACTGTGGAACAAACACATGACAAATACCGACTTGTCCCTTCAGTTGCTGAAGATGTGAAGAAGAGTTCCTGCAGAGCTGCTgcagtgtgtttgggtgtgcTGTGTCTTCTCCTTCTGACTGGACTCCTAACTCTGGTTGGCCTATGTGAGAGTACTATGTTAGCGTGTTGATTAAACACTAAGCAGGTGGTGCTGGTTGGTAGCGTTTCTTTATTTGATTGATTCTGTTTCACACAGTCACCAAAGGCAACTCTGAATGGGAAATGAAGATGTTCCTGTTACACAACAGTTTCAACAACCTGACTCAAGAAAGAGACCAGTTACAGACCAGTTACAACAACCTGACTCAAGAAAGAGACCAGTTACAGACCAGTTACAACAACCTGACTCAAGAAAGAGACCAGTTCCAAAAAAGAGTTGAAGACATGGCCAAAGAGAGAATTGATCTTCGTAAAAAGCTTCAAGGtaactgttattattatttgtttttttaatctagcAGGCCTAATTTAGTaacttaaaggaatatgccacagtttgttgaaatagtgctTATCAtagtctaccctggctgtagataggtgggccaacgcattttctgtctcagtgcaagtaattaggttttttttttcttcacttttaatcacaacatgctaaccggcaacataggattccattcaattcaattcaattcaattttatttatagtatcaaatcataacataagttatctcgagacactttacagatagagtaggtctagaccacactctataatttacaaagccccaacaattccaacaattccagtaattccctcaagagcaagcagtgcgacagtggcgaggaaaaactccctcttgggaagaaacctcggacagacccaggctcttggtaggcggtgtctgacgagccggttgggggtgtgatgaacagtggcgatagtagtcacattaataatggaacagtgactggatgtagcgggaagctgcagggttcagcaggacgcagcatgacattgcagggcatcgctgagctcagcaggaccacggcgacagctgcaaccagggtcttggtgccaacgttctccaaggaaatacgctgggggaaaaaaaaagcataaggactccggggagtaaactccccagaagctaggattagtaacaagcatttctgggacgggctgcacacaaatagtaatagtaatagtaacagtaatagaaacagtaatagaaagggagaggagagagcagctcagtgtgtcaaaggaaggaagtcccccggcagtctaggactataacagcgtaactataacaggtaactaagagagacaggtcataaggagaggtagctttttcgggcttagaactctccccctgccggatctggcttggctggcctgcctccctctactttgttatgtattattaatctaacaattatgaagagaagcagttgggccagttaggtgaacactgcaactcctcactccctaactataagctttatcaaataggagagttttaagttcattcttgaatgaggtgacagtttctgccccccgaacccagatcgggagctggttccatgcactacgctaagctaactagtggcggcgctgccggtgttgcaccggactaaaacaatgcatgcacaaaaaatgcgttggcccacctatctacagctaggggagaccgtgataagccctatttcaacaaatggtggcgtatCACTTTAACCACCACCTAATCAGTCTTCTGCATGATTAAGCAACTCGACCGCCAACAGTTCAGTCAGTGTTTCAGGTGTGTTATGCTAGCACAGTTAAGCTCAGTGGCAGTgaaagccaaaacatctggatctCCCCCCTGTTTGCTGGCCGTAGTGTAGGTCATAAAGCCTGCCCCCTCCATGTTAGCAGATGGGACACAGGCCTAATTGAAAaatcaaagtacatgtcaaatacATTGTTtccaaagatgttttctttcattttaggTAGTTGTTATCACGCTGATGTTTTGTTCAAGTTTTCATTTTTCTGCTAAGTTTGTATTTTATCTCATGATTGGTCGGGCGTGTCTATGGGCGGGACTTAGATACCACAGCCCCACCGCCGcacagactctggctccaaaattacaaaacagcatgaatggttatttttttccaagtttgtatgcgtgtggaagcaccagagacacaaaataacaagaccagatcccagaaaaagtgatttttttcataatatgggcactttaaatacaGTCTATGTTTGAGCTAAAGAGAGAGCGCACTTCTTTCTAACTTCACACCCCCCAGATTCTTTCACTTTCAAACTTGTAGTCCTCAGACCCAACCGActctgactcaagtgacatcacatgAAGCAATTTGTCAAATTTCATGCATCTCCATCTGgagcgagaaaaaaaaagtatacacCTATTTTCATATGCAATTGGCTACTCACCAAGACCTGTCAgcagactttgatgtgtaaaatcaaATTAAAGACAGAAAGAATCCAATCACAGAGCTTAGAAATTCAGTGGTGTGTTAACAGCAGATAAAAGCTAAAGATGTTCGTGTAGAGAAACTGAAACTGCAGCTAAATTATTTCCCTTTTGGAATCAAGGTAAGGTTTTTAATATAGCAACTTTGGCGCTGCGTTTTCACAAATTCAACAACAAAGGCTTTTCAAATTTGTTTTGATTTGTGCTTCTTCTCCATGGCAGCAGTGGCTGTGGATCATGGGTACTGTAGCATTTAGCCGTCTAGGCTCATGGGTATTGTAGTATTGTAGTATTTAGCAGCCGAGATAACTTTATTGTAGAGTCTGCTATAACACACTTATAACCTGTCTGCTACACTCTATAGAACATTTCAATCCAAACCAACGAAGATAATTTTTTCAAGattttttccattttgaaaCAGATCAGTATAACAAACGAGGATGGGTGTATTTCAGCGGTAGTTTCTATCACGTTTCTTCTACCAAGAAATCCTGGCAAGGAAGCAGAGATGACTGT is a window from the Perca fluviatilis chromosome 1, GENO_Pfluv_1.0, whole genome shotgun sequence genome containing:
- the LOC120556923 gene encoding CD209 antigen-like — protein: MGTVEQTHDKYRLVPSVAEDVKKSSCRAAAVCLGVLCLLLLTGLLTLVGLFTKGNSEWEMKMFLLHNSFNNLTQERDQLQTSYNNLTQERDQLQTSYNNLTQERDQFQKRVEDMAKERIDLRKKLQDQYNKRGWVYFSGSFYHVSSTKKSWQGSRDDCVQKGADLVIINSREEQEFMRRFPKPLWIGLTDGEREGRWKWVDGTLLTQSYWILSEPNGHMWRDEDCAEISNHLLNSWNDDLCNSEKFWICEMTLLL